In bacterium, a single window of DNA contains:
- the rsbV gene encoding Anti-sigma-B factor antagonist: protein MDIATREHETVLIFDIKGELDAKAAPDLKERLMEKINSGYHRVLVNLSDISYLDSAGLGVLVSGLKLATRQNGDLRMWGPQDEVKNIFQLTRLNKVFQIYDTEEQAMASYAA from the coding sequence ATGGACATCGCTACCCGTGAGCACGAAACCGTCCTGATCTTCGATATCAAGGGCGAGCTCGATGCGAAGGCGGCTCCCGACCTCAAAGAACGCCTCATGGAGAAGATCAACTCCGGCTATCACCGCGTCCTGGTGAACCTGTCTGACATCTCCTATCTCGACTCCGCTGGCCTTGGGGTGCTCGTGAGTGGCCTCAAACTCGCGACCCGCCAGAATGGCGACTTGCGGATGTGGGGTCCTCAGGATGAGGTCAAGAACATCTTCCAGCTCACCCGGCTGAATAAGGTGTTCCAGATTTACGACACCGAAGAGCAGGCGATGGCGAGCTACGCCGCCTAG